A DNA window from Brassica napus cultivar Da-Ae chromosome A4, Da-Ae, whole genome shotgun sequence contains the following coding sequences:
- the LOC106446136 gene encoding WAT1-related protein At5g40240 produces the protein MRRAGEDTVAWRYFHRDVVPFAAMFVVECSTVGSNTLYKAASLRGLNFYVFIFYSYAASTLVLLPLALIFGRSKKLPSAKSPLFFKMFLLGLFGCMAQMVGFKGVEQSSPTLSSAMSNLTPAFTFTLAVIFRMEQVVLRSSATQAKIIGGVLSISGALVVVLYKGPKVLSAAIFTPSSSPTNSLHQQLTSSESSWIVGGLLLASQFFLVSVWYIVQTLIMEVYPEEITVVFFYYLFATLISAPICLLAERNLTSWVIKPDITLVAIIYAGVFASLFSVITHTWGLHLKGPVYVSLFRPLSIAIAVAMGAIFLSDALHLGSVIGSVILCFGFYTVIWGKSREDSTKALAGSEHCSPLLLTHVVEDEGLSLR, from the exons ATGAGAAGAGCAGGAGAAGACACAGTGGCATGGAGGTACTTTCACAGAGATGTTGTGCCTTTTGCTGCAATGTTTGTTGTTGAGTGTTCCACTGTTGGGTCGAACACACTGTACAAGGCTGCATCGTTAAGAGGATTGAACTTCTATGTCTTTATCTTTTACTCTTACGCTGCTTCAACACTTGTGCTTCTTCCACTTGCCCTCATCTTTGGAAG ATCTAAAAAATTACCTTCAGCCAAGtctcctctcttcttcaagaTGTTTTTACTTGGGCTTTTCGG GTGCATGGCGCAGATGGTTGGGTTTAAAGGTGTAGAACAAAGTTCTCCTACTCTTTCCTCTGCTATGAGCAATCTCACGCCAGCTTTCACATTCACCCTTGCAGTTATCTTCAG GATGGAACAAGTTGTGTTAAGGAGCTCTGCGACTCAGGCTAAAATCATCGGTGGAGTACTGTCTATATCTGGTGCTCTGGTTGTTGTGCTGTATAAAGGCCCAAAAGTTCTATCTGCTGCAATTTTTACACCTTCATCATCTCCAACTAATTCGCTTCACCAGCAGTTGACTTCATCAGAGTCAAGTTGGATAGTCGGTGGCCTTTTGCTTGCGTCACAGTTCTTTTTAGTTTCAGTCTGGTATATTGTTCAG ACTCTGATCATGGAGGTATACCCTGAAGAAATAACAGTAGTCTTCTTCTACTACTTATTTGCAACATTAATCTCAGCACCTATATGTTTATTGGCTGAAAGGAACTTGACTTCTTGGGTGATAAAACCAGATATTACCCTCGTTGCAATCATATACGCG GGAGTCTTTGCTTCATTATTCAGTGTGATAACCCACACATGGGGTCTGCATCTGAAGGGTCCTGTCTATGTATCCTTGTTTAGGCCACTGTCTATTGCAATTGCAGTTGCCATGGGTGCTATATTCCTCAGTGATGCACTTCACCTCGGGAG TGTCATTGGATCAGTAATATTGTGTTTTGGATTCTACACTGTGATTTGGGGCAAATCAAGAGAGGATTCAACCAAAGCTCTAGCTGGTTCTGAGCATTGTTCACCCTTGCTGCTTACACACGTCGTAGAAGATGAAGGCTTGTCATTAAGATAA
- the LOC106446138 gene encoding RING-H2 finger protein ATL46 — MSWVQLTIEQKDGTFAYPPPFYRDPILPPPSPPPPSGNRISPAVLFVIVILAVLFFISGLLHLLVRFLIKHPSPASASASRSNRYPEISTSDALQRQLQQLFHLNDSGLDQAFIDALPVFHYKELVGASKEPFDCAVCLCEFTEKDKLRLLPTCSHAFHLNCIDTWLQSNSTCPLCRGTLFSPGFSMENPMFDFDDIREEEEERVAEKAMEIQEIVVEKGVLPVRLGKFKRLDNVGQGQEGHDGVGETSSSNLDARRCFSMGSYQYILGNSELKVPFGNDRQLRLKPQEKESQDSSSEEKKMSSVVAKGESFSVSKIWLWPKKDKFSSDAQMRLPSSSLNVDELPRLPWMEEHKKLENGER, encoded by the coding sequence ATGTCTTGGGTTCAATTAACAATTGAGCAAAAAGACGGTACCTTTGCGTACCCACCACCGTTTTACAGAGACCCAATTCTCCCTCCGCcgtctcctccaccaccgtcCGGTAACAGAATCAGCCCGGCGGTTCTCTTCGTCATCGTCATCCTAGCCGTCTTGTTCTTCATCTCCGGCCTTCTTCACTTGCTCGTTAGGTTTCTCATCAAGCATCCTTCTCCTGCTTCCGCTTCGGCTTCGAGGTCTAACAGATACCCGGAGATCTCAACCAGCGACGCTCTTCAAAGACAGCTTCAGCAGCTCTTCCATCTCAACGACTCTGGTCTCGACCAAGCCTTCATCGACGCGTTGCCTGTTTTTCACTACAAAGAACTGGTCGGTGCCTCCAAGGAGCCGTTCGATTGCGCGGTTTGTCTCTGTGAGTTTACTGAGAAAGATAAGCTGAGATTGTTGCCAACGTGTAGCCATGCCTTTCATCTTAACTGTATTGATACTTGGCTTCAGTCTAACTCGACTTGCCCTCTTTGTCGTGGCACTCTCTTCTCCCCTGGCTTCTCCATGGAGAATCCAATGTTTGACTTCGATGATAtaagagaagaggaggaagagcgTGTAGCTGAGAAAGCTATGGAGATTCAAGAAATCGTTGTGGAGAAAGGGGTTTTACCGGTGAGGTTAGGGAAGTTCAAGAGGCTTGACAATGTTGGTCAAGGACAGGAAGGTCATGATGGTGTAGGAGAGACTAGTAGTAGTAATCTAGATGCAAGGAGATGTTTCTCAATGGGTTCGTATCAGTATATTCTCGGTAACTCGGAGCTTAAAGTACCGTTCGGCAACGATAGGCAACTGCGTTTGAAACCTCAAGAGAAAGAGTCTCAGGATTCATCAtctgaagagaagaagatgagtaGTGTTGTGGCTAAAGGGGAGAGCTTTTCGGTTTCAAAGATTTGGTTGTGGCCTAAGAAAGACAAGTTCTCTTCAGATGCTCAAATGAGGTTGCCTTCTTCATCGCTCAACGTCGATGAACTTCCAAGACTTCCATGGATGGAAGAACATAAGAAGTTGGAGAACGGTGAAAGGTAG